The window GTCGGCCGCGGGATTACGGTCGCACACGCCGTTGATGATTCCATAGTGGAAGACGCCGCGCATCCGCTGCAGCAGCCGCTTCGTCGTCTCGCGCACGCCGCGCGCCTCGACCTTGCGCAGCACTTCCAAGATGGCAGGCGCCCGAATGTCAGCGACCGACATGGCCCCGATCTCCGGAAAGACCTCCCTTTCCATGGAGGCAATCACCCGGGCGGCGTGGCTCTCGGTCCAGCTTTCCTTCTGCGTCTCGAACCAACCGCGGGCCACCGCCTCGAATGAATGGCCAGCAGCAATCTTGGCTGCCCGGCGCCCTTCTTCCTTGACGACACCCGGATCACGGCCCGCGGCCACTTGGGCGCGTGCTGCCTCGCGCTGCGCGCGCGCCTGGGCCAGTCAAACCGTAGGATAGGCCCCGAAGCCAAGGCGGCTCTCACTGCCGGACGGCCGGATGTATTTGAAGCGCCAGAGTTTCCGCCCGTCGGCCATGACCTCGACATAGAGGCCTCCCCCGTCGAACAGCTTATAGGGCCGCTCGCGCGGCTTGGCGTTGCGGATCTTCGTGTCGGTCAGTGGCTCAACGGTACGGGGCATCGGATAGGGGCACCGGGAATGGGGGCATCAGCGATGCCCCTAAGAATGCCCCAAAAAGTGCAGGATGCCAACGTTCGACGGCGAACACCAACGGACGCAAAATGCGCCTAAATCCTTGATTTACTTGGGATGGTGAACCACTGCGGACTGCAGCGGCCAATGAGTGGTGCCCAGAGCGGGACTCGAACCCGCACGCCTCGCGGCGCTACCCCCTCAAGATAGTGCGTCTACCAATTCCGCCATCTGGGCAAGGGGGCGCATTGTAACGGCTGGAAGCGATTTTGTGAACTGGTGCGCGTCGATCCATCCATTGCGAGGCGGGTTTCCGCGTTCCCGGCAGGCCTCTCGCACGCGGCATTCGCGGTCGGCAGGCCCCCGCGGCGGCCGGGCCGCCCGCGGGTACACGCTTAACCGAGCAGGTACTCCCGCGCCATCGTCCGTGCCCGGTGCAGGCGGCTCTTGGCCGCCGCCTGGCTGATGCCCAGGCGCTCGGCGAGTTCCCGCACGGTCAGTTCCTCGAAGTCGCGCAGCAGGATGATCTGGCGATAATCCGCCGGCAAGGATTCGAGGGCGCTGGCCAGCTCCATGCGCAGGCCCTCGCGGGAATGTGAGCCCAGCCAGTGGTCGAGCTTTTCCTCGTCGTAGGGATCGAAGCGGAGCGCCTTGCGTCCCAGCCGGCGGCATTCCCGCTCGACCACACGGAACAGCCAGCCCGAGAGCGCGGCCAGCGCGCGCAGCGAGCCGATGTGGCGTGACAGGATCAGCAGCGCTTCCTGCACGGCGTCGTCGATGTCGCTGACCAGGCAATGCCGCTTGGCGTAGCGCCGGATATCGGGCTGGCACAGGCGCAGGATCTCCGCCAGCGCAGCGGGATCCCCGGTCTGGGCTTGCTGCAGCAGCGGCAGGTGTTGCTCGGCAACCTTCATGTCAGTTCCGCCGGGTGACGGCGCCTTTGTCCAGGCGCCGCCCGACCATGGCGCACATCGGGCAGAAGCCTACCAGGCCGGATACCACGATGCCAGCGGCGGCGAGCGCTCCGGCGATGCGCCAGCTAGCGGGCAGCCAGGCCAGCGCACCGGCGACGGCAAGCGCTCCGGCAACGATGCGCAGTACGCGCTCCCGGCCCGGCACATTCTTCACGTAGAACATCGTCATCTCCTGAAAGTCGAGGAAGTCCCTCGACCGACAAGAGGCAGCGGACGCGCGAGAGGATTCGCGCACGGGCAAAAAAAATGCTGCGACGAATTCCGGGGGACTGAGTAGCCACATTCCGTGGCCGGCAGCCGGCCGCTGGGTCACGCGACCTGTCCCGCCCGCCCCGTCACCCCGCCTCGGCCAGTGCCTCGCCGGTGATCTTGGGCCGCATGTCCAGCACGCGCCGCGCCTTGCCGGTGGTGGCACGCTCGATGCCGTTCGCGTCCACCACCTGTACCTGCGTGGTGACGCCGACGTAGGTCTTGATCTGGGCCTTCAGCTCGCGCTCCAGGGCCGCCCTGCCCTCCGCGCCCAGTGCCCCCGCGGCCTCCGGGCGGGCTTCCACGCGCACGGCCAGGGTATCGAGATGGCCGTCGCGCGTCACCACCAGCTGGAACTGCGGGGCCAGCGCAGGCGTCTTCAGGATCAGTTCCTCGATCTGCGACGGGAACACGTTCACGCCGCGGATGATCAGCATGTCGTCGGAGCGGCCGGTGATCTTGCCGATGCGGCGCATGGAGCGCGAGGTCGGCGGCAGCAGGCGCGTCAGGTCGCGCGTGCGGTAGCGGATCACCGGCAGGGCTTCCTTGGTCAACGAGGTGAACACCAGTTCCCCTTCTTCCCCGTCCGGCAGGACTTCGCCGGTGACGGGGTCGATGATTTCCGCGTAGAAATGGTCTTCCCAGATGACCGGCCCGTCCTTGCTCTCCACGCATTCGCAGGCCACGCCCGGTCCCATGACCTCGGACAGGCCGTAGATGTCGACCGCGTCGATGCCCGCGCGCGCCTCGATCTCCGCCCGCATCGCGTCGGTCCAGGGCTCGGCGCCGAAGATCCCGAGCTTCAGCGAAGTCTCGGTGGGGTCCATGCCCTGGCGCATCATCTCTTCGATGAGGTTGAGCATGTAGGACGGCGTGACCATGATGATGTCCGGCTGGAACTCGCGGATCAGCTGCACCTGCTTCTCGGTCTGGCCGCCCGACATCGGCACCACCGTGCAACCGGCCCTCTCCGCGCCGTAGTGCGCGCCCAGGCCGCCGGTGAACAGGCCATAGCCGTAGCTCACGTGCACCAGGTCGCCGGGCCGTCCGCCGGCGGCGCGGATGGAGCGCGCCACCACGGTAGCCCAGGTATCGAGGTCGCGCGCGGTGTAGCCCACCACGGTGGGCTTGCCCGTGGTGCCGCTCGAGGCGTGCACGCGGGCGATCTTCTGGCGCGGCACGGCGAACATGCCGAAGGGATAGTTGTCGCGCAGGTCCTGCTTGACCAGGAAGGGGAACTTCGACAGGTCCGACAGCGACTTCAGGTCATCCGGCGCCACGCCCGCGGCATCGAAGGCGCGGCGATAGTGCGGCACGTTGTCGTAGGCATGGCGCACGCTCCATTTCAGCCGTTCCAGCTGCAGCGCCTGCAGTTCGTCGCGGCTGGCACGCTCGATCGGTTCCAGCTCGTCGGGGTGGGGGATGCGTTGGACCATTGTCTACTCCATCGTTGTCATCATGGCGCCGGATACGAGGGGGGCGGCGCGCGGGCACTGCGGATGCTGCGGATGCTGCGGGTGCTGCGGGTGCTGCGCGGAAATCAGAGATGCGAGCGGCTCTGCACCACGCGGAAGCGGTTGGCCACGAACGCCGCGTCGGACAGCGACGCATTGGCGGCGGGGTTCGCACCGGTGGCATGGAAATCGCTGAAGGCGGCCGACTGGTTGACGAAGACGGCGCCGGTCAGGTTGAACGACAGTGCCACGCCGGCGTCCTCCGCCGCATCGCGGATGGCATCGGCCACACCATCGTCGGTGGTGTAGGCCGACAGCGTCAGCGCGCCATGCTCCTTCGCGCCGCGGCGGGCCAGCGCGATGCTGTGCGCGGTGTCCTCGGTGGCCACCACGAAGGAGATCGGGCCGAACAGTTCCTGCATGATCTTGCCTTCGTCGCTGGCATCGGTCTTCAGCACCAGCGGCGTATGCACGCGCGCGCCGGGAAATTCCGGGTGTACCAGGGCACGGCTGTCGACCACGATCTCGCCCAGTGCGCGCG of the Cupriavidus malaysiensis genome contains:
- a CDS encoding RNA polymerase sigma factor, giving the protein MKVAEQHLPLLQQAQTGDPAALAEILRLCQPDIRRYAKRHCLVSDIDDAVQEALLILSRHIGSLRALAALSGWLFRVVERECRRLGRKALRFDPYDEEKLDHWLGSHSREGLRMELASALESLPADYRQIILLRDFEELTVRELAERLGISQAAAKSRLHRARTMAREYLLG
- a CDS encoding YgaP-like transmembrane domain — translated: MFYVKNVPGRERVLRIVAGALAVAGALAWLPASWRIAGALAAAGIVVSGLVGFCPMCAMVGRRLDKGAVTRRN
- the paaK gene encoding phenylacetate--CoA ligase PaaK — encoded protein: MVQRIPHPDELEPIERASRDELQALQLERLKWSVRHAYDNVPHYRRAFDAAGVAPDDLKSLSDLSKFPFLVKQDLRDNYPFGMFAVPRQKIARVHASSGTTGKPTVVGYTARDLDTWATVVARSIRAAGGRPGDLVHVSYGYGLFTGGLGAHYGAERAGCTVVPMSGGQTEKQVQLIREFQPDIIMVTPSYMLNLIEEMMRQGMDPTETSLKLGIFGAEPWTDAMRAEIEARAGIDAVDIYGLSEVMGPGVACECVESKDGPVIWEDHFYAEIIDPVTGEVLPDGEEGELVFTSLTKEALPVIRYRTRDLTRLLPPTSRSMRRIGKITGRSDDMLIIRGVNVFPSQIEELILKTPALAPQFQLVVTRDGHLDTLAVRVEARPEAAGALGAEGRAALERELKAQIKTYVGVTTQVQVVDANGIERATTGKARRVLDMRPKITGEALAEAG